Genomic window (Ignisphaera cupida):
TTAGAGCTGGAACTGTTCTTATATTAATAGTTGCTATTGTATGGGCCTTGACAAGCTTTGGCTCAACTGGATTTGTCGAGGATCCTACCCAAAGCTTTGCATATGATGTGGGGAGAGCTATAGGAGTTGTTATAAAGCCTTTGTATGGCTTAAGCGATGATTCTAGCTGGAAAGTGGGTTTTGCACTATTAACAGGTTTTATAGCAAAGGAAAATCTTCTTGCAACACTAGCTGTTTTAACAGGTGTTGAGGAATCTGAATCTGGATTGGCTCTTCAATCACTTGGATTAACAATTCCACAGGGAATTGCAATTCTTGTTCTATTCATGTACTACATACCATGTTTAGCAACAGTAGCAACAATATATGCTGAAAGCAAAAGCACAAAATTCACGTTGCTTGTAGTAGCATATGTTGTTGGTGTTGCACTCATAGCGTCTCTAGCTGTATATGGCATAGCATCTCTCATAATACATTGAATTGCTTCTAATCTGTTTAGACAAGTCAAACTTATTAACCAGCACAAGACAAAATACATTATGAGGTGGATCAAATGAATCTTGCTGATGCACAGCCAAACACTGTAGTAACAATCATAGATATTGATGCAGGTCCAGGACTAAAAGCAAGACTACTTGGAATGGGGTTTGTAAGTGGTGCTAAGCTAAAAGTTATTGAAAATAGAGATGGTCACATAGTTGTGGCTCTAGATAGTGGATATGGAAGAGTAGTTGCACTTTCGAAAGGCATAGCAAAGAAAATAATTGTTGCTTCTAGTACAGTTTAATCTTTCTTTCAACTTCATTCATTAAATTCTAATCCATGTTCTCACAAATGAGATTTTCACTAACCTTAAAAGATTTTGCATCTTGGAAACGTTGTGAAATAGCAATAGCGACAAAGCCTAGAAGCAGTTTTCCATATCTAAACTTGGAAACGAGGAAACAAAGTTTAGCAAACATCGAATCCATAAACAACTCATTAGATGAAGCAGAAACCTATTGAATATGGAAGCATTAACTAAATAGACATAGCTTTTATTGAAGTTAGCTGATGATTTGGTGCATGAATTTACTAAATTTGTTAAGGGCTATCTATTTGAGAGCTTCTCCCCAAACCTAGCATCTTCAAATACTTGACAAGATTTGGAAAAGATTATAGAAATAATAATAGATTATGGCATGAAAATATATTTATCTAACAAGTGCTTAAATATGCTTAATGGGTTTGTTTAATGGGTCTAGCGTTTGTTGATGTAGAATTAAATGGTGTTAAGCTTAGGGCATTGGTGGACACGGGATTTAATGGAGATGTTTTGGTTAGTAGCAAAATTGCTAAAGAACTTAATCTCCCAGTGATAGGTGAGTCGAGTAGAAAAACAGTTGATAATAGAATTATCAAAACATTAGTTTCATATGGAAAACTTAAACTTCTTGATTCAGAAGGATACGTAATTATAGAGATTATTGAGGAAATGCCTCTAGATGTTCTAATAGGTGTTAGAGCACTTGAAGCTCTAGGATTTGTAGTCGATACTACTACAGGTACACTAAGGAAAATAGGTTTAATAGCGGTTTAACCTAAGTCTTCATTGTGTAGCAAGAAATTTTTTGAATTATCTATTTATTTGCCAAGAGGTGTAGTGTAAAATAACCATGAAATTTGCTTATACTAGGTTGTCTAGTTTAGTAATAAGCCTAGGTTAAAGCATGTTGCTTTATTAGCTCTAAATGTTATTGGTATTATTGCAATCCTAATGCACACATATCAACTATTAACAACAGTTGTAATAGTGGTGTCACCAATAAAATTCTATGGCTTCTGCAAGTGAAACAGTTTTATACCTTTTTTACACAGCGATATGTAAAAAGCAAAAAGTATTTGGTGGTTTCAATGCCTCTTTTCACAAAGGTTATAGCGTCTATAGGTCCTGCAAGTAGCGATGCTACAACAATATTTAACATGGTTAAGCTTGGTGTTTCTGGTTTTAGAATAAACTTTTCTCATGGTTCTCCAGATGACTGGGTAAAGTATGTTGATGCTGTTAGAAATGCTGAGAACAGGGTTGGAAGACCAATTGCTTTGATTGGTGATTTGCAGGGGCCCTCTATTAGAATTGGAAAGGTTGAGCAACCAATTGTTTTGAGGAAAGGTGATTCTGCACGTATTGTTTTCGGGTCTGAGGCTAGGGGTGGCGATGAGAAGGTTGTTCCAATGCCTGTTAAAAAGTTTTTTGATTTTGTTGAGGATGGAGATATTCTTGTTATGGACGATGGTAGAACAAGACTGAGGGTTGCAGATGTTCAGGCTGATTATGTTGAAATTGTTGCTTTAACAGATTCTGTGATAACATCTAGAAAAGCTGTTACTATATACAACAAAGAAATTGATCTTCCACCTCTAAGCGAATCTGATATAAACAATATCAAGTTCGCTATTGCACACAGCTTTGACTATATTGGGCTAAGCTATGTTAGAACAGAAAATGATGTGGATATTCTAAGAGATTATTTGAGGAGATTTGGAAAAGAGGATATTGGGATAATAGCTAA
Coding sequences:
- a CDS encoding FeoA family protein, with amino-acid sequence MNLADAQPNTVVTIIDIDAGPGLKARLLGMGFVSGAKLKVIENRDGHIVVALDSGYGRVVALSKGIAKKIIVASSTV
- a CDS encoding clan AA aspartic protease, with product MGLAFVDVELNGVKLRALVDTGFNGDVLVSSKIAKELNLPVIGESSRKTVDNRIIKTLVSYGKLKLLDSEGYVIIEIIEEMPLDVLIGVRALEALGFVVDTTTGTLRKIGLIAV